A window of Saccopteryx leptura isolate mSacLep1 chromosome 5, mSacLep1_pri_phased_curated, whole genome shotgun sequence contains these coding sequences:
- the NOA1 gene encoding nitric oxide-associated protein 1 — protein sequence MLPARLTRQLLWPLLRASTPSLPLRGLREPLLERRCAAPTSSQHPSGVGRGLPRGPTATGDYEGRDDMEERFLFPEYIPEPEPAPTLEEQLRELQQRQEEEERQKQQQQEERLQEKLRASHRVHRVVEHPVVGHPDPMVQPSGLNCSGCGAELHCQDPGVPGYLPSEKFLSAAAQAGGLARTVCQRCWLLVHHRRALRLQVSREQYLELVSAALRKPGPALVLYMVDLLDLPDALLPDLPALVGPKQLIVLGNKVDLLPQDAPGYLQRLRERLWDDCARAGLLHPPDHRGTLHSGGDRPPDGEENSNHSARSATVLRDVRLISAKTGYGVEELISALQRSWRYRGDVYLVGATNAGKSTLFNTLLESDYCIAKGAEAIDRATISPWPGTTLNLLKFPICNPTPYRMFQRHKRLKKDATEAEEDLSQQEKIQLNLLKKHGYVVGRVGRTFLYSEEQKDDAPFEFDADALAFDMENEPVMVADTSTKQVELTPEDVKDAHWFYDTPGITKENCILNLLKEKEVNIVLPTHSIVPRTFVLKPGMVLFLGAIGRIDFLQGSQSAWFTVVASNILPVHITSLDKADTIYQKHAGHTLLKVPMGGKERMAEFPPFVAEDITLEEGLGEFEAVADIKFSSAGWVAVTPQLKDRLRLRGYTPQGTVLTVRPPLLPHIVNIKGERIKRSVAYKTKKLPSLVYNLQKKKQKKI from the exons ATGCTGCCTGCACGCCTGACGCGTCAACTGCTCTGGCCCTTACTTCGGGCATCAACTCCCTCTCTGCCGCTCCGTGGCCTCCGGGAGCCACTCCTGGAGAGGAGATGCGCggcccccacctcctcccaacACCCATCGGGTGTGGGACGTGGGCTTCCTCGTGGCCCGACGGCGACTGGGGATTACGAAGGAAGAGATGACATGGAGGAGCGTTTTCTGTTCCCCGAGTACATCCCGGAGCCGGAGCCCGCACCGACTCTGGAAGAGCAGCTGCGGGAGCTACAGCAGcgtcaggaggaggaggaacgaCAGAAGCAACAGCAGCAGGAGGAGCGGCTGCAGGAGAAGCTACGGGCCAGCCACCGGGTGCACCGGGTCGTGGAGCACCCAGTCGTGGGCCACCCGGACCCGATGGTGCAGCCCAGCGGCCTGAACTGCTCGGGTTGCGGGGCAGAGCTGCACTGCCAGGACCCCGGCGTGCCTGGCTACCTGCCTAGCGAGAAGTTTCTTAGCGCGGCGGCGCAGGCCGGCGGGCTGGCGCGGACGGTGTGCCAGCGCTGCTGGCTACTGGTGCACCACCGGCGCGCCCTGCGCCTGCAGGTGAGCCGCGAGCAGTACCTGGAGTTGGTGAGCGCTGCGCTGCGGAAACCTGGGCCCGCCCTGGTGCTCTACATGGTAGACCTGCTTGATCTGCCCGACGCCCTGCTGCCCGACCTACCCGCGCTAGTAGGCCCCAAGCAGCTGATCGTGCTGGGGAACAAGGTAGACCTGCTGCCCCAGGACGCTCCCGGCTACCTGCAGCGGCTCCGAGAGCGGCTCTGGGACGACTGTGCCCGCGCCGGGCTCCTGCACCCCCCTGACCACCGAGGGACACTGCATTCCGGCGGGGACCGGCCACCCGATGGGGAAGAGAATTCGAATCATTCGGCCAGGTCCGCTACTGTACTCAGGGACGTGCGGCTTATCAGCGCCAAGACTGGCTATGGAGTGGAAGAGTTGATCTCCGCGCTTCAGCGCTCCTGGCGCTACCGCGGCGACGTCTACCTGGTTGGCGCCACCAACGCTGGCAAGTCCACTCTCTTCAACACGCTCTTGGAGTCGGATTACTGCATTGCCAAAGGCGCTGAGGCTATCGACCGAGCCACCATCTCCCCTTGGCCTG GTACTACATTAAACCTTCTGAAATTTCCTATTTGCAACCCAACTCCTTACAGAATGTTTCAAAGGCATAAAAGGCTTAAAAAAGATGCAACTGAAGCTGAAGAAGATCTtagtcagcaagaaaaaattCAACTTAATCTCTTAAAAAAGCATGGTTATGTAGTAG GAAGAGTTGGAAGAACATTCTTGTATTCAGAAGAACAGAAGGATGACGCTCCCTTTGAGTTTGATGCTGATGCGCTTGCCTTTGACATGGAAAATGAGCCTGTTATGGTTGCAGATACATCTACCAAACAAGTAGAACTGACCCCAGAAGATGTGAAGGATGCCCACTGGTTCTATGACACCCCTGGGATTACAAAGGAAAATTGT ATTTTAAatcttctaaaagaaaaagaagtaaatattgtTTTGCCAACGCATTCCATTGTTCCAAGAACTTTTGTGCTTAAACCAGGAATGGTTCTATTTTTGGGTGCCATAGGCCGCATAGATTTCCTGCAG ggAAGTCAGTCAGCTTGGTTTACAGTTGTGGCTTCCAACATCCTTCCTGTGCACATTACTTCCTTAGACAAGGCGGATACTATCTATCAGAAGCACGCAGGCCATACGTTACTCAAG GTCCCAATGGGTGGAAAAGAAAGAATGGCAGAATTTCCTCCTTTTGTTGCTGAAGACATTACCTTAGAAGAAGGACTTGGGGAATTTGAAGCAGTGGCTGACATCAAGTTTTCCTCTGCAG GCTGGGTTGCAGTAACGCCTCAGCTGAAGGACCGACTACGTCTCCGAGGCTATACTCCACAAGGAACAGTGCTGACAGTCCGGCCCCCTCTCTTGCCACATATTGTGAACATCAAAGGAGAGCGCATCAAGAGAAGTGTGGCCTATAAAACCAAGAAGCTTCCTTCCCTTGTGTACAATCTgcagaagaaaaaacagaaaaaaatataa